The following proteins are co-located in the Neofelis nebulosa isolate mNeoNeb1 chromosome 18, mNeoNeb1.pri, whole genome shotgun sequence genome:
- the LOC131500923 gene encoding non-histone chromosomal protein HMG-14-like — protein sequence MPKRKVSSTKGVEKKEPNGRAARLSAKSAPAKLEMKSKKVTGKDKSADKKVQTKGEGKAKRKQAEVANQETKEALPAENGETKNEESPASDEAGEKEAKSD from the coding sequence ATGCCCAAAAGGAAGGTCAGCTCTACCAAGGGGGTGGAGAAGAAGGAGCCCAATGGAAGGGCAGCGAGGTTGTCAGCTAAATCTGCTCCTGCAAAATTGGAAATGAAATCCAAAAAGGTGACAGGAAAGGATAAATCTGCAGACAAGAAAGTGCAAACAAAGGGGGAAggcaaagcaaagagaaaacaggctGAAGTGGCTAACCAAGAGACAAAAGAAGCCTTACCCGCAGAAAACGGAGAAACTAAAAATGAGGAGAGCCCAGCCTCTGAtgaagcaggagagaaggaagccAAATCTGATTAA